The Georgenia faecalis genome includes a window with the following:
- a CDS encoding MFS transporter, translating into MNTGRSVLSDLRSLAVHRGFRKLFAVRLVSQCADGMFQVGLATLFFFSPQNMATAGGVAAAFAVLLLPFTVVGPFAGPLLDLWRRRQVLLLGNAVRVVLALVLAVLIASGGVGPAVYVLALVTLGVNRFLLSALSAGLPRVVPREQLLIANTITPTLGAVSAVAGAVLGFVIGVVVPEGGASDAAALVAAAALFGAASALALRLGRDELGPTRRVDASRVGRQVRATVHDMVDGARYLVRRGTPGLALGAMAAHRFLYGVNFLALILISRNLLSDPADARAGLGTFALLTGISFAGNGLAIVLTPIAHERMRPSTWIAWCLGLGALSQVLLVVTAERGVVMVSAVLLGLSVQGAKIAVDTIVQRDTDDGYRGRAFSLYDVLYNAAFVAAAALAALALPDVGWSRPVFAVTALAYVALALGYRRGTGRLGDRPRPVLAVEHDPS; encoded by the coding sequence GTGAACACCGGCCGCAGCGTGCTCTCCGACCTGCGGTCGCTCGCCGTCCACCGCGGCTTCCGCAAGCTCTTCGCCGTGCGCCTGGTCTCCCAGTGCGCGGACGGGATGTTCCAGGTCGGCCTGGCCACCCTCTTCTTCTTCTCCCCGCAGAACATGGCGACGGCCGGCGGGGTGGCCGCCGCCTTCGCGGTCCTCCTCCTGCCATTCACCGTGGTGGGGCCGTTCGCGGGCCCGCTGCTGGACCTGTGGCGCCGCCGCCAGGTGCTCCTGCTCGGCAACGCCGTCCGGGTGGTCCTCGCGCTCGTCCTCGCCGTCCTCATCGCCTCCGGCGGCGTGGGCCCGGCCGTCTACGTCCTCGCGCTCGTCACCCTCGGGGTCAACCGGTTCCTGCTCTCCGCCCTGTCCGCCGGGCTGCCGCGGGTGGTCCCCCGTGAGCAGCTGCTCATCGCCAACACCATCACCCCCACCCTCGGGGCGGTCTCCGCGGTGGCCGGCGCCGTCCTCGGCTTCGTCATCGGGGTCGTCGTGCCCGAGGGCGGCGCGAGCGACGCCGCCGCCCTCGTGGCCGCCGCGGCCCTGTTCGGTGCCGCGTCCGCCCTCGCGCTGCGGCTCGGGCGGGACGAGCTCGGCCCCACCCGCCGCGTCGACGCCTCCCGGGTCGGGCGCCAGGTCCGGGCGACGGTGCACGACATGGTCGACGGCGCCCGGTACCTCGTGCGCCGCGGCACGCCCGGCCTGGCGCTCGGGGCGATGGCCGCGCACCGGTTCCTCTACGGCGTGAACTTCCTCGCGCTCATCCTCATCTCGCGCAACCTCCTGTCCGACCCCGCGGACGCCCGCGCCGGGCTGGGGACGTTCGCCCTCCTCACCGGCATCTCCTTCGCGGGCAACGGCCTGGCCATCGTCCTCACCCCGATCGCCCACGAACGCATGCGGCCCTCCACGTGGATCGCCTGGTGCCTGGGGCTCGGGGCGCTGAGCCAGGTGCTCCTCGTCGTCACCGCCGAGCGCGGCGTCGTCATGGTCTCCGCGGTCCTCCTCGGCCTGTCGGTGCAGGGCGCCAAGATCGCCGTCGACACCATCGTCCAGCGCGACACCGACGACGGGTACCGCGGCCGCGCCTTCTCGCTCTACGACGTGCTCTACAACGCGGCCTTCGTCGCCGCCGCCGCCCTCGCGGCGCTGGCGCTGCCCGACGTCGGGTGGTCGCGCCCGGTCTTCGCCGTGACGGCGCTCGCCTACGTCGCGCTCGCCCTGGGCTACCGCCGGGGGACGGGGCGCCTGGGCGACCGGCCCCGGCCGGTGCTCGCCGTCGAGCACGACCCGTCCTGA